The nucleotide sequence CTGTAAATGGCCCTGGACTTTTGAGTGTTTCAACTAATCCAGCCGCTTTGACGGCTGTGACTAAAGTATTGAAGCTACCAGCACTTACTGCAATATCTACAATATCTGCCATAACAATTTATTCATTTAAATTATATTAAAATTTATCATAGGGTTTTTGGGAATTTAATTAGTTCAATTTTTTCTATAGATGGAATTAATAAATTTAACTTGTGGTAAGTAAAGACCATATATAGCAAAAGTCAGAAGTCAGTCGTAGAGACGTAGCAGTGCTACGTCTGTACAGAAGTCAGAAGTTAAAACCAGTTGCTTCAATGGTTCCAGTCTGATCGAGTGTCCTAACCTTGATGCGTACTGCTATAACATAGATTTTTTTATATATATTTAGTGGTGAATTCAATATTGCATATTACATAGAGATTTAGCTATTTTATTGATAAGTAAATAGTAAACTTGATGATTTAAAATTACAGATCACATAGATTTTTATCAATTGATAAAATAAGATATTTCATGGCATTCACAAAACTCAATACGTTCAGAATTAATAATAAACTTTTTCTTATGTATTTGATTTAATATTTATTTAATTTTTGGGTCTTGCTAGCGATCTTTTTCATCCAGTAGCCTGTAGAATAAAATTACAAAATTAAAACAACTACTCTCAATCCCTTCTGTTAGTTAGCAGAAAAGTGTTACCTATTACAGTCTTTAAAAACTAAATAAAGAACAGAAAGTTAGGCGATCGCCCTATACCTTTCTTCTCAAATTGTAACTTACTAAATGGAGGTACAATGAATCACTTTGCGTCTAAATTTTCTCGTCGTCAATTCCTATTGAGTTCGGGTGCAGCAGCTTTGGGAACAATTGTTTTACATGGCTGTACCGATTCACCAAATCAATATGATGCTTCAGATACTATTAAAATTGGTTTTTTAGGACAAACAGATGCAGCACCTTTAATTATTGCCCAAGTTAAAGGTTTATTTGCCAAGCATGGAGTTCCCAATGTCACGTTAGTTAAACAACCATCTTGGGGAGTAACTAGAGACAATTTGCAACTTGGTTCTAAAGGCGGCGGTATAGATGGGGCAATGGTTCTGAGTCCAATGCCATACCAAATGGCATTAGGAACTGCGACAGTTAATCGCCAGCGAATTCCTATGTATTTGTTAGCCAGATTGAATACAGGAGGGCAAGGATTTTCTATTAGTAATGAATACAAAGGTTTGGGCACAAAACTTGATACTTCTGTCTTACGAGAGAAAGTTCAAGCAGCTAAATCTAAGGGCAATCACCTGCGATTTGCCATGACTTTTAAAGGTGGTACTAGTGACTTAATGTTGCGCTATTGGTTAGCTGCTGGTGGCATAGATCCAGTTCAAGATGTGGGAATAATTACCGTTCCAGGGCCACAATTAGTCTCTAATATGAGGGTAAAAAATATTGATGGATTCTGCGTTGGCGATCCATTTCATGTCCGTTTAATTAACCAAGAATTAGGTTATACAGCAGCTACTACTAATGAGTTTTGGTCAGATCATCCAGAGAAAGCCCTAGCCTTTCATGGTAAATGGGTGGATAAAAACCCGCAAGCTGCCAAAGGGATACTCAAAGGACTAATAGAAGCCCAACAATGGTGCGATCGCTTAGTAAATCGTACCGAAATGGCGCAAATTCTGTCCGAACCAGATTGGGCAAAAGTGCCCGTGGAGGATATCAGCGATCGCCTGCAAGGTCGCATTATCTATGGTGATGACCGCCCAGTTGCCGAAAATAGTCAAAATATCATGCATTATTGGGAAAACAATGCTTCATTCCCCTACAAAAGCCACGATTTATGGTTTTTAACTGAAAATCAGCGTTGGGGGATGATGGATTCCAATATAGATGTCAAAACAGCGATTAATAATGTCAATCGCGCCGATTTATGGCGAGAAGCTGCCAAAGAAATGAATATTCCTGTAGCCCAAATTCCACCAACAGATTCGCGAGGGGTAGAAACCTTTTTTGATGGGGTGAAATTCGATCCAGAAAATACAAATGCTTACCTGAATAGTTTAAAAATTAAAGCCATTTAATCTGTTCTATTGCGATCCAATTAGTAATAAGAGGAGACTAATTCATGACAACTGCTACTCGGACTAAAGCTAAATCTACTACTCGTCAAGCAGGTAGATTTTTAAGTAATTCAAATACCAATAAGATAGTTACACCGATCTTGACAATAGGAGTTTTGCTACTAATTTGGCAACTATTATGTAGTGCCCCTAATGCTCATTTCCCAGGGCCAATTCAGGTTGTCAATCAAAGTTGGGATTTAATTGTTAATCCATTCTTCGATCGCGGTGTCACTAATAAAGGTTTGTTTTGGCAAATACTAGCCAGTTTACAACGGGTAGCTTGGGGCTTTTCTTTAGCAGCCTTAGTCGGCATTGGTTTAGGTATTATTGTGGGGACTACTCCCTGGCTAAATGATGGTTTAGATCCACTTTTTCAACTCTTGCGTACTATTCCTCCATTAGCTTGGTTGCCTATTTCTCTAGCTGCTTTTCAACAAGCAAGTACCTCAGCTATTTTCGTCATTTTTATTACTTCAATTTGGCCCATCTTACTCAATACCATCGCTGGAGTTCAACAAATTCCGCAAGACTATATCAACGTCTCCAAAGTCCTCAATTTATCTCGCCAAGAATACTTTTTCAACATCGTTTTTCCCGCCACAGTTCCCTACATTTTTACAGGTTTAAGAATTGCCATCGGTTTATCTTGGCTAGCAATTATCGCCGCCGAAATGATCGTTGGTGGTGTCGGAATTGGCTTTTTCATGTTCGATGCTTGGAACGCAGCCAAAATTAGCGACATTATCGTGGCTTTAGTTTATGTAGGTGTAGTTGGCTTGCTTTTAGATAGATTGATGTCGGCGATCGCAGATAAGGTTGTTCCCAAGAATCGCTAGTTAAAAGAGACAAGTAGGACAGGGAAGAGGGGGAATGGGAGGAGGGGGAGGAATGGGAGGAAAAACTTAGATTTCTAATGCCCCATCCCCAATCAACAATCAACCATCAACAATCAACTATCAACAATTAACCATCAACAATCAACCATCAACAATCAACAAACATTATGTGTGCCTTAGTAGCAGTAGATAGAATTAGCAAAGTCTTTGATTTACCTAACGGTCAAAACTATATTGCCCTAAAAGGGATTGACCTGCAAATCAAGCTAGGAGAGTTCATTACTTTAGTAGGTCACTCAGGATGTGGCAAATCTACCCTATTAAACATGATAGCTGGGTTAGACTTACCCACAGATGGAATTGTGACTCTAGAAGGAGAAACGATTACCCAACCAGGACCAGAGAGAATGGTAGTATTTCAAAACTATTCTTTGCTACCTTGGCGAACGGTGCGAGAAAATATCGCTTTAGCGGTGAATTCGGTGTTAAAACACCTATCGTCAGAAGAACGCGATCGCATTGTGGAAGAACACATCAATCTGGTGGGATTAAGCCATGCTGCGGATAAGACTCCAGGAGAAATATCGGGAGGAATGAAACAGCGAGTAGCGATCGCCCGCGCTTTGGCGATTCGTCCTAAATTACTCCTATTAGACGAACCTTTTGGGGCGCTAGATGCCTTGACTAGAGGCAACTTACAAGACCAATTGATGAAAATCTGCGAAGAGCATCAAGTTACTGCTGTCATGGTAACTCACGATGTCGATGAAGCGGTATTACTCTCAGATCGAATTGTGATGCTAACGAATGGCCCCGAATCTAAAATCGGGCGCATTCTAGAGGTAGATATTCCCAGACCTCGCGAAAGAATGAAAGTCGTCGAACATCCCAGCTATTACAGCTTGCGGAGTGAAGTCATCTACTTTTTGAACCAACAGCAACGGGTGAAAAAACTGAGGGCGAGACATACCACTAATATCGCCCGTCATGGCTTGGAAAAGGTGAATTTAGAGATAGGTTTTTTACCCCTAACCGCTTGCGCGCCAATTGCTGTAGCTAAAGAGAAAGGCTTTTTCGCCAAACACGGTTTAGATGAAATTAACCTGATTCGAGAATCAAGCTGGCGCGGAATCGTCGATGGAATTACGGGAGGATACGTCGATGCAGCCCAAATGCCGGCAGGAATGCCAGTTTGGTTGACTTTAGGGGGAAATGAAGACCAACCTCTGTCTGTAGTTACCTCTTTAACCATGACTCGCAATGGCAACGCCATCACTTTAGCTACCCATTACGGCGATCGCGAAGTCCATTCTCTCCCAGAATTTCGCCAATATTTACAACAAACGCCGGAAAAAAGGCACACATTAGGAGTAGCGCACCCCTCCTCGTTGCATAACCTCCTCCTGCGTTACTGGTTAGCCGCAGGCGATATCGATCCAGATCGGGATGTCAATCTCAAACCAATGCCACCCGCCCAAATGTTAGCGGATTTGCGGGCAGAAACGATTGACGGCTATTGCGTGGGAGAACCTTGGAATTATCGGGCTTCAATCGAAGGAATTGGCTCGACTATTGCCACCGACTTAGATATTTGGCCCAATCATCCAGCTAAAGTTTTAGGAGTCAGAGAAGATTGGGCTAATGCCTATCCTAATACTCATATTGCTTTAGTCAAAGCCTTACTGGAAGCTTGTAAATATTGTGCAGATCCAGTTAATGCAACGGAAATAAGTCATATTTTAGCCAAAAGAGAATACGTCGGCACTAAAGCTGAATATATCCAAATTGGTACGCCAGATTTCGACAAAATCAAAACTAGAGAATACGCCCATCACCTGTTTTATGACGGTAACGGTGCGAGAAATCGTCCCAGTCGTACCGAACAGCTATGGATTATGACTCAAATGGCGCGGTGGGGACACGTTTCTTTCCCTAGAAACTGGGTAGAAATCATGGAAAGGCTGTGTCGTCTGAGTGTATTTAGTACCGCAGCTAGGGAATTGGGATTAGAAGTAAATTATGATCGCCATCCTATCGAACTTTTTGATGGAATTACCTTCGACGGTAATAACCCGATGGAATATCTCAATCATCTCAAAATTAAACGAGATTTCACCGTAGCCACTGTGATTTTAGATAACAGACACCATTCGGTTGCGTAAGTAGAGACGTAGCACTGCTACGTCTCTACATTAGTGATAAAACACATTTCAGGGATCTCAAACTATGACTAGTGCTAAAGTTTCTTACTCAACAGCCACTACTACCAGAAAAAGTAACACTCCCTTCTTACTCCTAGAAAACGTATCTAAAGTCTATCCCACCCCCAAAGGACCTTATACAGTACTAGATGGAGTCAATCTCAGCGTTGATTCGGGAGAATTCATCTGTTTAATCGGTCATTCTGGCTGTGGCAAATCTACCCTACTAAACATGGTGGCAGGATTCAACCAACCCACAGATGGGATAGTGCAACTAGATAACCAACCCATTACCAAACCTGGCCCCGATCGCATGATGGTGTTCCAGAATTATGCCTTATTACCCTGGCGTACTGCTTGGGAAAACGTTTATTTAGCAGTTAATGCGGTTTATCGGGATAAATCTAAAGCCGAAAAAGAAGAGATTACTAGAGAAAATATTGCTTTAGTAGGATTAACTGAAGCAGCGCACAAAACCCCAGCACAAATATCTGGGGGGATGAAACAACGGGTGGCGATCGCCCGTGCGTTATCAATTCGTCCCCAAGTTCTCATTTTAGACGAACCCTTCGGCGCTTTAGATCCGATTACTAAAGAAGAGTTACAAGAAGAATTACTGAAGATTTGGAGCGATCGCCGTTGTACAGTCTTAATGATTACCCACGATCTCGATGAAGCCCTTTTTCTGGCAGATCGCCTAGTGATGATGACTAATGGACCTCATGCCAAAATTGGCGAAATCCTCGACATTCCCTTTGATCGCCCCCGCGACAGAACTTTAATCATGGAAGATCCCACCTACTACGAACTTCGCAACCAAGCTCTAGATTTCTTATACCATCGTTTCGCTCACGACGATACTTGAATCAAGATTTCTCAAAATACAACTAATACCATTTTCCTAAATACCTGCTACAAATCCAAACGTAGAGACGTTGCACTGCAACGTCTCTACACCCCAATATGTAGCCCAAGAAAATGAAAATGGTATAAGGTTGTTAACACAAAGAATCAGCACAATCCAAAATTGGAAGCCTACCTACGTGGGCTAATATTAAACCTGCGTAGGCAGGTTTCGGTTGTATAGCGCCAGACTTCAGTCTGAGCGTCTAGCTGACTTCTGACTTCTCAAAGCACTTGCGCCCTCAACCAAGCTAGAGGCAAAGAGAACAACTTCTGGTGCTTAGGTACATATGCCCTTTGCCGAAATACATCATACTGATTTTCTTCAATTCTATCCAGAATTTGCCTGTATAAAATCAAAGCAGCCCAGATCGGATAGCGAGCATCGCCAGAGAGATAACTAATCCCTCTTTCTGCTGTTTCGTAGTATTTACGCGCTCTAGCAATTTGGAATTGCATCAAAGCGCGCCAGCGATCGTCAACCACACCTTTGAGGAGTTCTGCTTCAGTATAGTTAAACTGAGCTAACTCGTCCAAAGGAATGTAAATCCGTCCGCGAGAGACATCTTCACCTACATCCCGCAAAATATTAGTTAATTGACTAGCTATACCCAAGGCTATAGCTTCTTCCGTAGGATTATATATTTCCCGATGCCAAGGAGCGTTACAGTGAGAAGTATCTATTCCCATAACTGCCGTAGACATCAACCCTACCGTTCCAGCGACGTAGTAACAGTATTGTTTTAATTCTTCAAAAGTTTGATAGCGATTGCGGTACAAATCCAGGCGCTGACCCGCAATCATATCTCTAAAGGGCTGAATCTCGATGGGAAACTTCTGTAGAGTATCTACCAAAGCCACATCTGGATCGTCTATGGGCTGACCTGCGAAAATAGATTCCAGTTGCGCTTCCCATTGGTCTAAGGTTTCTGGGGTAGTACCCGTCGCTTCCAAACCATCTACCAATTCATCAGTCAGCCGACACCAAGCATAAATTGCCCAAATTGCCTGACGTTTCGGTTTGGGCATGAGTAAAGTGCCCAAATAAAAAGTTTTGGCATATTTAGCAGTGATCTGGCGGCAGATTTCGTAAGCTTCCTCTGTTGAAGCTAGTTTTTGGGGGGATGCAGACTCAGACAGTTGCAGCATTCTTTGCAGCTTAGCCATTTGAGAGTTATTCGTGTTAACTGTCGAGTGATGAGTTACGTGTTTTGACATCTTGCCCTTTGTCAGTCAACTACAATAACCTCCCAGATTTCTTGGAACAGGGAAGAAGGTTTTGGTTGATGGTTTTCAACCAATGTTTGCTGCGTCCGATCTGGTAGCAAGCTAGAAAAATTTTGCCATAATTTAGGTACATTTTCCGAGCTTTTACTTAGTAGTTTATGAACTAGCACTCACAACTCCTAGATGGGATTGACGCGCAGCATCTTCAATCGCCTGTGCTGTCAGCTTACCAGAAAGTACGGCCCCTTCCATACTGGCTAAGTAACGTTGCATAGTGTAGTCACCCGTGAGGAAGAAATTAGGAATTGGGGTTTTTTGAGATGGTCGGTACTGCTGACGACCAGAAGTGGCTTTGTAAACGGATCTTGGAGTTTTCACTACGTGAGACTTGAGCAATTTAGCGGGGTCGTCACCACCAAAGTGTTGGGGAAATAATTTTTCTAGTTCTAAGATAGTGGCAGCAACTATGTCTTCATCGGATTTGCTAATCCAGTCTTTAGCAGGAGCTAAAACTAGTTCTAGCATAGACTTCTCAGGATCGGCGTAACCTTTACAAGTATTGCTCATATCAGCGTAAACGCTAAGCAAGGGAGAACGGGAAAAAAGCAGATGATCGATATCGGTGAGTTTGCGATCAAACCATAGGTGCAGATTTATGACTGGTACGCCTTCTAAACCATCAAGCTTTTGGAAGATTTCCATTTCTTGCCAAGGTTGAGGTAAAAGCGTCTTGAAGGGGTCTACGGGCATAGCAGAAACATAAATGTCGGCGGTAATTACTTGGTCTTCAGCGCCGTCTAAACCCCGAATCAGGAAGCTTTTAACGCTGGTATCTGGGTTAAGTTGAATTTCTTTTAAAGGGGCGTTCAAGTGGACTTCTCCACCTTTGGCAGTAATATAATCTACCATTGGCTGACACAGCCGTTCTGTCGGGGGACCGTCTAAAAATGCCATCTTAGAGCCGTTTTTTTCTTGCAAAAAGCGATTTAAGGCAGTCAGCAAAATAGTAGCTGATATTTCATCAGGATTAATGAAGTTTAAAGCCTTAGACATGGCAATAAATACTTCTTTTTCGACTCTGGGGGGAATTTTCTGCTTTTGCATCCACTCCGACCAAGTGTATTTGTCCATCTCTTCGACGTATTTTTGCCCTTGGATCATGGCGGGAAGTAGACCAATCCCAAACTTGATTTTCTCTGACCAAGTGAGCATATCGTTATTGCTCAAAATAGCCACCAAACCGTTAAATGGTGCGGGAAGATCGGGAAAATCGAATCTAGAATACGTTCCAGGTGCTGATGGTTGATTGAAGATCATGGTGTGTTCTTTCCACTGCAATCGATCTTCAATATCCAATTCTTTGAACAACTGCAACATATTGGGGTATGCCCCAAAAAAGATGTGCAACCCAGTTTCATACCAGTCGCCATCTGCATCTTGCCATGCGGCTACTTTACCACCCAATACGTCTCGACGTTCTAAGACGATGGGGGTATGACCTGCATCTGTGAGATACTTAGCACAGGAAAGACCTGCTAAACCCGCTCCGGCGATCGCTACTCGCATTAACCGTATTTGCCCTTAAATTCGTTTTTGTTCGCTGGTTTTAATTATACTTTGCAATCCTTTACATTTGGTAAATAATTTGGCAAGGTAATTAGGATGAAGTCAGAAGTCAAGAACGGAAAGAGCAAATTTTGGTTTTGATAACTTCACAGAGAAGTCCGAAAAGAAACTATCATTATTAGGGTTTCTCAAACTCTACCCTCAATTCACTATTACGACCATAGCCAACAGCTTGGTCTGAGTACCCTTAAGGAAATCCGATGGTTCAAGAACGACCTGTACCTACATTACCGACTGCGTATACATCGATTACGAAAGAAGAAGGTTTGCGCCTTTACGAAGATATGGTTTTAGGGCGCTTGTTTGAAGACAAGTGTGCTGAAATGTACTATCGAGGTAAAATGTTTGGTTTTGTCCACCTGTACAATGGTCAAGAAGCTGTGTCCAGTGGCGTAATTAAAGCCATGCGTCCAGGTCAAGATTACGTTTCTAGCACTTACCGCGATCACGTTCACGCTTTGAGTTCTGGAGTCCCAGCTAGAGAGGTGATGGCAGAGTTATTTGGTAAGGCTACAGGCTGTAGTAAAGGGCGTGGCGGCTCAATGCATATGTTTTCTGCCGAACATCGCCTGTTGGGAGGTTATGCTTTCGTCGCTGAAGGGATTCCGGTAGCGACTGGTGCGGCTTTTCAAAGCAAGTATCGTCGAGAAGCTTTAGGAGATGAGAGTTCAGATTTAGTCACTGCTTGCTTTTTTGGGGATGGAGCTTGCAATAATGGGCAGTTTTTTGAATGTTTGAACATGGCAGCTTTATGGAAGCTACCGATCCTCTATGTGGTAGAAAATAATAAGTGGGCGATCGGGATGGCTCACGAACGGGCTACTTCTGAACCAGAAATCTATAAGAAAGCTCATGCTTTTGGGATGGCTGGGGTAGAGGTTGACGGGATGGATATCATGGCGGTGCATACAGTAGCTAAAGAGGCTGTAGCACGCGCTAGAGCCGGTGAAGGTCCAACTTTGATTGAGGCGATGACTTACCGCTTTCGGGGGCATTCTTTAGCCGATCCTGATGAATTACGTTCTAAAGCTGAGAAAGATACTTGGTTTGTCCGCGATCCCATTAAACTATTTGCGGCTTACCTGAACGAGCATAATTTAGCAGATGTAGGTGAACTAAAGGCGATCGACCAGAAAATTCAAGCTACTATTGATGAAGCGGTACAATTTGCCGAAAGCAGCCCAGAACCCGATCCTAGCGAACTCTATCGCTATATTTTTGCTGAAGACAATTAGTGAAGTCAGAAGTCAGAAGTAGAGGAGTTAAATAGTGATAGTGGGTATGTACAGAAGTCACCTATGAAATATCTCAAATTAGGGTTAATTGGGGAATAACTTTATATTTTGAAGGCGT is from Merismopedia glauca CCAP 1448/3 and encodes:
- a CDS encoding CmpA/NrtA family ABC transporter substrate-binding protein, yielding MNHFASKFSRRQFLLSSGAAALGTIVLHGCTDSPNQYDASDTIKIGFLGQTDAAPLIIAQVKGLFAKHGVPNVTLVKQPSWGVTRDNLQLGSKGGGIDGAMVLSPMPYQMALGTATVNRQRIPMYLLARLNTGGQGFSISNEYKGLGTKLDTSVLREKVQAAKSKGNHLRFAMTFKGGTSDLMLRYWLAAGGIDPVQDVGIITVPGPQLVSNMRVKNIDGFCVGDPFHVRLINQELGYTAATTNEFWSDHPEKALAFHGKWVDKNPQAAKGILKGLIEAQQWCDRLVNRTEMAQILSEPDWAKVPVEDISDRLQGRIIYGDDRPVAENSQNIMHYWENNASFPYKSHDLWFLTENQRWGMMDSNIDVKTAINNVNRADLWREAAKEMNIPVAQIPPTDSRGVETFFDGVKFDPENTNAYLNSLKIKAI
- the ntrB gene encoding nitrate ABC transporter permease produces the protein MTTATRTKAKSTTRQAGRFLSNSNTNKIVTPILTIGVLLLIWQLLCSAPNAHFPGPIQVVNQSWDLIVNPFFDRGVTNKGLFWQILASLQRVAWGFSLAALVGIGLGIIVGTTPWLNDGLDPLFQLLRTIPPLAWLPISLAAFQQASTSAIFVIFITSIWPILLNTIAGVQQIPQDYINVSKVLNLSRQEYFFNIVFPATVPYIFTGLRIAIGLSWLAIIAAEMIVGGVGIGFFMFDAWNAAKISDIIVALVYVGVVGLLLDRLMSAIADKVVPKNR
- a CDS encoding ABC transporter ATP-binding/substrate-binding protein (This model describes the ATP binding subunits of ATP-binding cassette (ABC) transporters for nitrate transport, or for bicarbonate transport, in bacteria and archaea.), with amino-acid sequence MCALVAVDRISKVFDLPNGQNYIALKGIDLQIKLGEFITLVGHSGCGKSTLLNMIAGLDLPTDGIVTLEGETITQPGPERMVVFQNYSLLPWRTVRENIALAVNSVLKHLSSEERDRIVEEHINLVGLSHAADKTPGEISGGMKQRVAIARALAIRPKLLLLDEPFGALDALTRGNLQDQLMKICEEHQVTAVMVTHDVDEAVLLSDRIVMLTNGPESKIGRILEVDIPRPRERMKVVEHPSYYSLRSEVIYFLNQQQRVKKLRARHTTNIARHGLEKVNLEIGFLPLTACAPIAVAKEKGFFAKHGLDEINLIRESSWRGIVDGITGGYVDAAQMPAGMPVWLTLGGNEDQPLSVVTSLTMTRNGNAITLATHYGDREVHSLPEFRQYLQQTPEKRHTLGVAHPSSLHNLLLRYWLAAGDIDPDRDVNLKPMPPAQMLADLRAETIDGYCVGEPWNYRASIEGIGSTIATDLDIWPNHPAKVLGVREDWANAYPNTHIALVKALLEACKYCADPVNATEISHILAKREYVGTKAEYIQIGTPDFDKIKTREYAHHLFYDGNGARNRPSRTEQLWIMTQMARWGHVSFPRNWVEIMERLCRLSVFSTAARELGLEVNYDRHPIELFDGITFDGNNPMEYLNHLKIKRDFTVATVILDNRHHSVA
- a CDS encoding nitrate ABC transporter ATP-binding protein (This model describes the ATP binding subunits of ATP-binding cassette (ABC) transporters for nitrate transport, or for bicarbonate transport, in bacteria and archaea.), which gives rise to MTSAKVSYSTATTTRKSNTPFLLLENVSKVYPTPKGPYTVLDGVNLSVDSGEFICLIGHSGCGKSTLLNMVAGFNQPTDGIVQLDNQPITKPGPDRMMVFQNYALLPWRTAWENVYLAVNAVYRDKSKAEKEEITRENIALVGLTEAAHKTPAQISGGMKQRVAIARALSIRPQVLILDEPFGALDPITKEELQEELLKIWSDRRCTVLMITHDLDEALFLADRLVMMTNGPHAKIGEILDIPFDRPRDRTLIMEDPTYYELRNQALDFLYHRFAHDDT
- the crtB gene encoding 15-cis-phytoene synthase CrtB; translation: MLQLSESASPQKLASTEEAYEICRQITAKYAKTFYLGTLLMPKPKRQAIWAIYAWCRLTDELVDGLEATGTTPETLDQWEAQLESIFAGQPIDDPDVALVDTLQKFPIEIQPFRDMIAGQRLDLYRNRYQTFEELKQYCYYVAGTVGLMSTAVMGIDTSHCNAPWHREIYNPTEEAIALGIASQLTNILRDVGEDVSRGRIYIPLDELAQFNYTEAELLKGVVDDRWRALMQFQIARARKYYETAERGISYLSGDARYPIWAALILYRQILDRIEENQYDVFRQRAYVPKHQKLFSLPLAWLRAQVL
- the pds gene encoding 15-cis-phytoene desaturase; the encoded protein is MRVAIAGAGLAGLSCAKYLTDAGHTPIVLERRDVLGGKVAAWQDADGDWYETGLHIFFGAYPNMLQLFKELDIEDRLQWKEHTMIFNQPSAPGTYSRFDFPDLPAPFNGLVAILSNNDMLTWSEKIKFGIGLLPAMIQGQKYVEEMDKYTWSEWMQKQKIPPRVEKEVFIAMSKALNFINPDEISATILLTALNRFLQEKNGSKMAFLDGPPTERLCQPMVDYITAKGGEVHLNAPLKEIQLNPDTSVKSFLIRGLDGAEDQVITADIYVSAMPVDPFKTLLPQPWQEMEIFQKLDGLEGVPVINLHLWFDRKLTDIDHLLFSRSPLLSVYADMSNTCKGYADPEKSMLELVLAPAKDWISKSDEDIVAATILELEKLFPQHFGGDDPAKLLKSHVVKTPRSVYKATSGRQQYRPSQKTPIPNFFLTGDYTMQRYLASMEGAVLSGKLTAQAIEDAARQSHLGVVSASS
- the pdhA gene encoding pyruvate dehydrogenase (acetyl-transferring) E1 component subunit alpha; this translates as MVQERPVPTLPTAYTSITKEEGLRLYEDMVLGRLFEDKCAEMYYRGKMFGFVHLYNGQEAVSSGVIKAMRPGQDYVSSTYRDHVHALSSGVPAREVMAELFGKATGCSKGRGGSMHMFSAEHRLLGGYAFVAEGIPVATGAAFQSKYRREALGDESSDLVTACFFGDGACNNGQFFECLNMAALWKLPILYVVENNKWAIGMAHERATSEPEIYKKAHAFGMAGVEVDGMDIMAVHTVAKEAVARARAGEGPTLIEAMTYRFRGHSLADPDELRSKAEKDTWFVRDPIKLFAAYLNEHNLADVGELKAIDQKIQATIDEAVQFAESSPEPDPSELYRYIFAEDN